The following coding sequences lie in one Arachis hypogaea cultivar Tifrunner chromosome 4, arahy.Tifrunner.gnm2.J5K5, whole genome shotgun sequence genomic window:
- the LOC112796344 gene encoding pectin acetylesterase 8 isoform X2: MDLTAEQKVVTIFSAPNYCYRCGNMASILEVDDCKGHTFIQVILVGARDIFLPGGGWCNHACLSRSQECLGSSKKMDQTASFSGYLSNKQKFNPDFYNWNIIKVRYCDGSLFTGDIEAVDPKTNLHYRGGRIFVAVIEDLLAKGMRNAQNVSDIIYLCSK; encoded by the exons ATGGATTTAACTGCT GAACAAAAGGTGGTTACGATTTTTAGTGCACCCAACTACTGTTACCGATGTGGGAACATGGCTTCCATATTGGAGGTTGATGATTGCAAGGGCCACACATTTATCCAAGTCATCTTG GTTGGTGCAAGAGACATTTTCTTGCCAGGAGGAGGTTGGTGCAACCATGCCTGTTTGTCTCGATCGCAGGAGTGCTTAGGTTCATCTAAGAAAATGGATCAAACAGCTTCCTTTTCTGGATATTTAAGCAACAAGCAAAAATTTAACCCAG ATTTCTACAACTGGAATATAATCAAGGTTAGATACTGTGATGGTTCATTGTTTACTGGTGACATCGAAGCAGTGGATCCT aaaaccAATTTGCACTACAGAGGAGGAAGAATTTTCGTTGCTGTCATTGAAGACTTGCTGGCAAAAGGAATGAGAAATGCTCAAAATGTAAGCgacattatttatttatgttcCAAATGA
- the LOC112796344 gene encoding pectin acetylesterase 8 isoform X1, giving the protein MDLTAEQKVVTIFSAPNYCYRCGNMASILEVDDCKGHTFIQVILVGARDIFLPGGGWCNHACLSRSQECLGSSKKMDQTASFSGYLSNKQKFNPDFYNWNIIKVRYCDGSLFTGDIEAVDPKTNLHYRGGRIFVAVIEDLLAKGMRNAQNAILSGCSAGGLTAILQCDRFRSLILAGAKAKCISDACYFINVFASYLNFSFSLFHGTCYLID; this is encoded by the exons ATGGATTTAACTGCT GAACAAAAGGTGGTTACGATTTTTAGTGCACCCAACTACTGTTACCGATGTGGGAACATGGCTTCCATATTGGAGGTTGATGATTGCAAGGGCCACACATTTATCCAAGTCATCTTG GTTGGTGCAAGAGACATTTTCTTGCCAGGAGGAGGTTGGTGCAACCATGCCTGTTTGTCTCGATCGCAGGAGTGCTTAGGTTCATCTAAGAAAATGGATCAAACAGCTTCCTTTTCTGGATATTTAAGCAACAAGCAAAAATTTAACCCAG ATTTCTACAACTGGAATATAATCAAGGTTAGATACTGTGATGGTTCATTGTTTACTGGTGACATCGAAGCAGTGGATCCT aaaaccAATTTGCACTACAGAGGAGGAAGAATTTTCGTTGCTGTCATTGAAGACTTGCTGGCAAAAGGAATGAGAAATGCTCAAAAT GCTATTCTTTCAGGATGTTCAGCAGGAGGATTGACAGCAATACTACAATGCGATCGCTTTAGATCTCTAATTCTAGCAGGAGCCAAAGCCAAATGCATTTCAGATGCTTGTTATTTCATCAATGTGTTTGCTTCCTACTTgaacttttctttctctttattcCATGGAACTTGTTACCTCATTGATTGA